The Gouania willdenowi chromosome 3, fGouWil2.1, whole genome shotgun sequence genome includes a region encoding these proteins:
- the csrp3 gene encoding cysteine and glycine-rich protein 3 gives MRRHKGTEVVEKWTLLKRCNRAHSHSETGLWFKMPNWGGGAKCGACEKTVYHAEEIQCNGRSFHKICFICMTCRKALDSTTVAAHESEIYCKSCYGKKYGPKGYGYGQGAGALSSDPAGPCGASQEPKAHPANSSPSSNKFSQKFGSSDRCPRCSKAVYAAEKVMGAGKPWHKTCFRCAICGKSLESTTVTDKDGELYCKVCYAKNFGPKGFGLGNEAMLE, from the exons ATGAGGCGTCACAAAGGGACAGAGGTGGTGGAGAAGTGGACGCTACTTAAACGATGCAACAGAGCTCACAGCCACTCTGAGACTGGACTGTGGTTCAAG atgCCAAACTGGGGAGGCGGTGCTAAGTGTGGAGCGTGTGAGAAGACGGTCTACCACGCAGAGGAGATCCAGTGTAATGGGAGGAGCTTCCATAAGATCTGCTTCATCTGCA TGACCTGCAGGAAAGCACTGGACAGCACCACGGTAGCAGCACACGAATCTGAGATCTACTGCAAGTCCTGTTATGGTAAGAAGTACGGACCCAAAGGCTACGGATACGGCCAAGGAGCTGGAGCTCTGAGCTCGGATCCTGCAGGACCGTGTGGAGCCTCTCAGGA GCCTAAAGCGCATCCAGCCAATTCCAGCCCCAGTTCCAACAAGTTTTCCCAGAAGTTTGGAAGTTCAGATCGTTGCCCTCGCTGCTCCAAGGCGGTTTACGCTGCAGAGAAGGTGATGGGAGCAGGAAAG ccATGGCATAAAACCTGTTTCCGCTGTGCAATCTGTGGTAAAAGTCTGGAATCGACCACAGTGACGGACAAGGATGGAGAGTTATACTGTAAAg TTTGTTACGCCAAAAACTTTGGCCCCAAGGGGTTCGGCCTGGGGAACGAGGCCATGCTGGAGTAA